One window of the Streptomyces asoensis genome contains the following:
- a CDS encoding Fpg/Nei family DNA glycosylase, with translation MPEGDTVWQAARRLNDALAGKVLTRSDLRVPKYATADLTGRTVLDVTPRGKHLLTRIEGDLTLHSHLRMDGSWKVFTNDQRWTGGPAHQIRAILGTHDRTAVGYRLPVLDLLRTADEPRAVGHLGPDLLGPDWNPDRALANLLTDPARSLGEALLDQRNLAGIGNVYKSELCFLLGVTPWLPVGALPADRAAKLPALAQKLLEANRDHPVRNTTGRRGQNLFVYGRAPRPCLRCGTQVRVADQGDGSRERPTYWCPVCQTGPAPAPGSPPTRRIRPRTIR, from the coding sequence ATGCCCGAAGGTGACACGGTCTGGCAGGCCGCGAGGCGCCTGAACGACGCCCTCGCGGGCAAGGTGCTGACCCGTTCGGATCTCCGGGTGCCCAAGTACGCCACCGCCGACCTCACCGGCCGCACCGTCCTGGACGTCACTCCGCGCGGCAAGCATCTCCTCACCCGCATCGAAGGCGACCTGACGCTCCACTCGCACCTGCGGATGGACGGCTCGTGGAAGGTGTTCACGAACGACCAGCGCTGGACCGGCGGCCCGGCGCACCAGATCCGGGCGATCCTCGGTACCCACGACCGCACCGCCGTCGGTTACCGCCTCCCCGTCCTCGACCTGTTGCGCACCGCCGACGAGCCACGAGCCGTCGGCCACCTCGGCCCCGACCTGCTGGGCCCCGACTGGAACCCCGATCGAGCCCTCGCCAACCTCCTCACGGACCCCGCCCGTTCCCTCGGCGAGGCCCTCCTCGACCAGCGCAATCTCGCCGGCATCGGCAACGTGTACAAGAGCGAGCTCTGCTTCCTCCTCGGCGTCACCCCATGGCTCCCCGTCGGCGCGCTCCCCGCCGACCGCGCCGCGAAGCTGCCCGCCCTCGCGCAGAAGCTCCTGGAGGCCAACCGCGACCACCCGGTCCGCAACACGACGGGCCGCCGCGGCCAGAACCTGTTCGTCTACGGCCGCGCACCCCGCCCCTGCCTGCGCTGCGGAACACAGGTCCGGGTCGCCGACCAGGGCGACGGCTCCCGCGAGCGTCCGACCTACTGGTGCCCCGTCTGCCAGACCGGCCCCGCCCCGGCACCGGGCTCCCCGCCTACGCGCCGTATCCGCCCCCGCACCATCCGGTGA
- a CDS encoding SDR family NAD(P)-dependent oxidoreductase: protein MAVKAYDLTGRTAFVTGAASGIGRACAVLLAQAGATVHGADRDEQGLHETATLIKDRGGTARTHHLDVTDRVQVRQAVESCERLDVMAAVAGIMHSSPVLETRDEDLDRVLAVNFKGVLYACQEAARLMLARDTGGSIVTMASGAVDTGGPGLLCYGVAKAAVVQLTKTLATEVGRHGIRVNAVAPGWIRTPMTDRHDAGAQAHTEALMARMSPLGRVGEPEDIAHAVLHLASDASAFTTGQILRPNGGVAMPW from the coding sequence ATGGCCGTGAAGGCGTACGACCTCACCGGACGCACCGCATTCGTCACCGGCGCCGCGAGCGGAATCGGCCGCGCCTGCGCCGTGCTGCTCGCCCAGGCGGGCGCCACCGTGCACGGCGCGGACCGCGACGAGCAGGGCCTGCACGAAACGGCGACGCTGATCAAGGACCGGGGCGGCACGGCCCGCACCCACCATCTCGACGTCACCGACCGCGTCCAGGTCCGGCAGGCCGTCGAGTCCTGCGAGCGACTCGACGTCATGGCCGCCGTCGCCGGCATCATGCACAGCAGTCCGGTCCTGGAGACCCGGGACGAGGACCTCGACCGGGTCCTGGCCGTGAACTTCAAGGGAGTGCTGTACGCCTGCCAGGAGGCGGCCCGCCTGATGCTGGCGCGCGACACCGGCGGCAGCATCGTCACCATGGCGTCGGGCGCCGTGGACACCGGCGGCCCCGGTCTGCTCTGCTACGGCGTCGCCAAGGCGGCCGTAGTCCAGTTGACGAAGACGCTGGCGACGGAGGTCGGCCGGCACGGCATCCGTGTCAACGCCGTCGCCCCGGGCTGGATCCGCACGCCCATGACCGACCGCCATGACGCCGGCGCACAGGCGCACACCGAGGCGCTCATGGCCCGTATGTCGCCCCTGGGCCGGGTCGGCGAACCCGAGGACATCGCCCACGCCGTACTCCACCTGGCCTCGGACGCGTCGGCGTTCACAACGGGCCAAATCCTCCGCCCGAACGGCGGCGTGGCAATGCCCTGGTAA